In Solenopsis invicta isolate M01_SB chromosome 1, UNIL_Sinv_3.0, whole genome shotgun sequence, one genomic interval encodes:
- the LOC113003314 gene encoding uncharacterized protein LOC113003314 — protein sequence MPCLFCYTISFFVPGTLDLIYPLNESRSRKLPILAEYFILDEQKYFYPILVHQLLVIAIGITIVLSTETLSMMYLHHTFGLFDVARYHLKHVFDNETLSVTKNEKYAILHARIVKVINIHRKTIEFADYLLSTFYVTYFIMLVTGIIAITINTFRLIQAVLAMNDFKELIGSVSFIGGQYGFLFFVNFFGQKISDRSFLMSEQVYDVPWYTAPVEIQKLFVFILQKTIKGYELGINGVIVASLENFASLASMTLSYLTMIYSMRKDRYEI from the exons ATGCCATGCTTATTTTGCTATACTATAAGTTTTTTTGTGCCAGGCACTCTCGATTTAATCTATCCCTTAAATGAATCTCGTTCGAGGAAATTACCCATCTTAGCGGAATACTTTATTCTTGATGAGCAGAAATACTTTTATCCTATTCTTGTGCATCAGTTATTAGTAATTGCAATAGGCATAACGATAGTACTTTCAACCGAAACATTAAGCATGATGTATCTTCATCATACTTTTGGATTGTTTGATGTAGCTAG ATATCATTTGAAACATGTTTTTGATAACGAAACGTTATCAGTaactaaaaatgaaaagtatGCCATACTTCACGCCAGAATTGTGAAAGTCATAAATATCCACAGAAAAACTATCGA ATTTGCAGATTATCTATTGTCAACATTTTATGtgacttattttattatgcttGTGACAGGAATAATTGCAATAACTATTAACACGTTTCGT TTGATTCAAGCTGTTTTAGCAATGaatgattttaaagaattaataggATCTGTATCCTTTATTGGAGGTCAATATGGCTTCTTGTTTTTCGTCAACTTTTTTGGACAAAAGATATCGGATCGTAGCTTTCTTATGTCCGAACAAGT ATACGATGTACCTTGGTATACAGCACCCGTGGAAATCCaaaaactttttgtatttatacTGCAAAAAACAATAAAAGGTTACGAGCTCGGCATTAACGGTGTAATTGTAGCATCGCTGGAAAATTTTGCGTCg tTGGCGAGCATGACACTGTCTTATCTCACTATGATATATTCCATGCGTAAAGATAGATACGAAATctga
- the LOC105197951 gene encoding uncharacterized protein LOC105197951, whose product MDFVGERYYKLNKILLLCLGLWPCQTSTLKKTQIIFFQTLFISFLVCQWNSMLVQKYSIEFIIKITMFITINCIFIVKYNAFLLLDNKIKYIFDRIQYDWNMLKAQVELEMIRKYANTAKLFTVCFIILVTTIIPGLLVILSVPRILDVIVPMNESRQRQSLIQLEYFIDEETYFFASLIYIILTISVGTITIAAIATIHMAYVLHACAMFQIASHRIEHIFDNLQQIPKDIKKYMLCNKLIHAVYVHRRAVDFTKILTNTFATLYFVLLGLGVVSMSLSFLNFIYAVLSLKIWDVLICSYSIFVHMYYIFVGNFIGQNVIDTSIDICRASYNAQWYVAPLYMQKLILFIMQRSNKRSALIAGGLFDASLEGFATLMSMSVSYVMVLQSIGHKENYEKKNDHI is encoded by the exons ATGGACTTTGTTGGAGAACGGTACTAtaagttgaataaaattcttctaTTATGTCTTGGTCTGTGGCCTTGTCAAACTTCAACTTTGAAGAAAActcaaataatcttttttcaaaCACTGTTCATATCTTTTTTAGTATGCCAg TGGAATTCAATGCTTGTACAAAAGTACAGCATcgagtttatcattaaaattactaTGTTTATCACCATTAActgtatttttattgtaaaatataacgcATTTCTCTTACTTGACAATAAA atcaaatatatttttgacagaATTCAATACGATTGGAACATGTTAAAGGCTCAAGTGGAATTGGAAATGATACGAAAATACGCAAACActgcaaaattatttacagtctGTTTTATAa TTTTGGTTACTACGATTATCCCGGGATTGTTAGTAATACTTTCTGTACCTCGTATACTTGATGTAATCGTACCAATGAATGAATCGCGACAGCGACAATCACTAATACAATTAGAATACTTTATTGATGAAGAAACATACTTTTTCGCTAGTCTGATATATATTATCCTAACTATCTCTGTTGGTACTATCACGATAGCGGCTATCGCAACAATACATATGGCATACGTATTGCACGCATGCGCTATGTTTCAAATCGCCAG CCATCGAATAGAACACATATTTGATAATCTACAACAAATACCAaaggatattaaaaaatacatgctctgcaataaattaattcatGCAGTATATGTTCATCGCAGAGCTGTAGA TTTTACCAAAATTCTGACAAACACTTTCGCGACATTGTATTTCGTGTTATTAGGACTTGGTGTGGTTTCGATGAGTCTCAGTTTCTTGAAT tttatttatgcAGTATTATCCCTAAAAATATGGGATGTATTGATATGCAGTTATTCTATATTTGtgcatatgtattatatatttgtggGAAATTTTATTGGACAGAATGTCATAGATACCAGTATTGATATTTGTCGAGCATC ATACAATGCGCAATGGTATGTTGCCCCATTATATATGCAAAAGTTAATACTATTTATAATGCAAAGAAGTAACAAAAGGAGTGCTTTAATTGCTGGTGGTTTATTTGATGCATCGCTAGAAGGTTTTGCCACG CTCATGAGTATGTCTGTATCCTACGTTATGGTTCTTCAATCCATAGGACACAAAGAAAACtacgaaaagaaaaatgatcATATTTAA
- the LOC113003318 gene encoding uncharacterized protein LOC113003318: MPRGKGKKRIIYATSLQSNFGIRREMFVSASKYYNVNRLLLIISGLWPYQKSKYRKIQATFYLIIMFSFIVLQLMTFIDANCTIDLIMKVLSLVLPMCASIIKHGTFFYNNRKMKHLISLMWYHWTIIQDKQEIAILEKYTNYSRRFTIYMLHLCVLGMFVIIIGHTSPMILDMIVPLNSSRPRHFYILVKSFVDEEKYFFWLLLHTIVTVLVAIMMMISVGTMIITYFLHACAMFKIAGYRIGDAVTKNLTEVSYSKRNCAIYKKIINGVHIHQKAIEFTDLIFSNLKVPYFIILSVGVASLVLNIFQVFIALSTHNMNELFTTFIFLFAQIVYMYVGNYGGQIITDHYVEVFNTTYNSYWYTVPLRSQKLLLFIMQRTSKNFAFVLGLFVVSLKGFSTLASMAMSYFTVIYSILSG, from the exons ATGCCGCGCGgaaaggggaaaaaaagaataatttacgCGACATCCTTGCAGTCGAATTTTGGCATTCGAAGAGAGATGTTCGTCTCTGcgagtaaatattataatgtgaaTCGATTACTTTTGATAATATCCGGTTTGTGGCCTTATCAAAAGTCAAAGTACAGAAAGATTCAAGCTACATTCTACCTCATCATTATGTTCTCATTTATAGTGCTCCAG CTTATGACTTTTATTGACGCAAACTGCACTATAGATCTAATCATGAAAGTGTTATCGCTCGTTCTTCCCATGTGTGCATCTATTATAAAACACGGTACCTTCTTCTATAATAACCGAAAA ATGAAACATCTTATAAGTCTAATGTGGTATCACTGGACTATAATTCAGGATAAACAAGAAATAGCAATATTAGAAAAGTATACCAACTACTCTAGgcgatttacaatatatatgcTAC ACCTGTGTGTTTTGGGCATGTTCGTTATAATAATAGGCCACACATCACCAATGATTTTGGATATGATAGTACCATTGAATTCATCCCGGCCACGACACTTCTACATCTTAGTGAAAAGTTTTGTCGATgaagaaaaatactttttttggctTTTACTACATACCATAGTGACTGTATTAGTAGcaataatgatgatgatatcCGTTGGAACTATGATTATAACTTACTTTTTGCACGCTTGCGCTATGTTCAAAATTGCTGg CTATCGAATTGGAGATGCGGTGACTAAAAATCTTACTGAAGTATCATATTCAAAACGAAATTGtgcaatttacaaaaaaataatcaatgGAGTACATATTCATCAAAAAGCTATAGA GTTTACTGATTTGATCTTCTCTAATTTGAAAGTACCTTATTTCATAATACTCTCTGTAGGAGTTGCTTCATTAGTTCTTAATATATTTCAG GTTTTTATTGCATTATCCACACATAATATGAATGAACTGtttacaacttttatatttcttttcgcACAAATCGTCTATATGTATGTAGGAAATTATGGTGGACAGATAATTACGGATCACTATGTCGAGGTATTTAACACGAC ATATAATTCATACTGGTATACAGTACCATTAcgttcacaaaaattattattattcataatgcagagaacttcaaaaaattttgcttttgttctTGGATTATTTGTAGTTTCACTAAAAGGTTTTTCTACG CTTGCGAGCATGGCAATGTCTTACTTTACGGTGATCTATTCTATACTTTCgggataa
- the LOC120359111 gene encoding uncharacterized protein LOC120359111, whose amino-acid sequence MYMFDDHYHKLNQIFLRILGLWPYGKTKYDHFRATCFFIILVSHTFVQLAQLLIADFSIIVIIRILSEFLPILMCLVKFNMFFLETKKLKQILKEMTNNRRILTEAQEIEIIEHYANQGRIFTIIYTLLMTFILYILATIELFPSILDCFWPLNESRTHNMLFLTQYHISEGIQYYSCFLYFSISVSIGCFSVICITTMFTVAMLHCCAIFKICSYRIKQSVDEKIIMCSNKRNVIVKRIIRTIELHQNAKRLFKLCIPNFGIYFFIMVVVGTCSCVANLYRLLYSIICMDNFPEIMLALGYIITHEIYLVATTYMGQNLVNHADELFNAIYMSLWYKAPVTIQKLLLFMMQVASKSVVPKVGGIYCSVMESFTTVMSTVISYMMVLYSVNS is encoded by the exons ATGTACATGTTCGATGATCACTATCATAagcttaatcaaatttttttgagaattcTTGGTTTGTGGCCTTATGGAAAAACCAAATATGATCATTTTCGTGCAACGTGTTTCTTCATAATACTCGTTTCCCATACGTTTGTTcag TTAGCACAACTTCTTATAGCCGATTTTAgtataattgttattatcaGGATTTTATCGGAGTTTCTTCCGATTTTAATGTGTCTTGTAAAGTTTAACATGTTTTTCTTGGAAACCAAGAAA CTAAAACAGATATTGAAAGAAATGACTAATAATCGACGGATATTGACAGAGGCGCAGGAAATTGAAATAATAGAACATTACGCTAATCAAGGGAGAatctttacaattatttatacat TGCTgatgacatttattttatatatattggcAACAATAGAATTGTTTCCGAGTATCCTTGATTGTTTCTGGCCACTGAACGAATCACGTACACATAATATGTTGTTCCTGACTCAATACCATATAAGTGAAGGAATACAGTATTATTCTTGTTTCTTGTATTTTAGTATAAGCGTTAGTATTGGTTGTTTTTCAGTAATATGCATCACTACCATGTTTACAGTGGCTATGTTACACTGCTGTGCAATATTCAAAATTTGCAG TTATCGAATAAAACAATCTGTGGacgagaaaataataatgtgCTCTAATAAGAGAAATGTAATCGTCAAAAGAATAATTAGAACAATAGAGCTTCATCAAAATGCAAAGAG ACTTTTTAAATTGTGCATACCAAATTTTgggatatatttttttattatggtgGTGGTAGGCACCTGTTCCTGCGTTGCAAATTTATACAGA TTACTGTACTCAATAATATGCATGGATAACTTCCCTGAAATTATGCTGGCATTAggttatattattacacatgaGATTTATCTCGTTGCAACTACTTACATGGGACAAAACTTAGTAAATCATGCTGACGAATTATTTAACGCAAT ATATATGTCATTATGGTACAAAGCACCTGTAACAAtacagaaattattattatttatgatgcAAGTAGCCTCAAAAAGTGTGGTACCGAAGGTTGGCGGTATATACTGTTCAGTAATGGAAAGCTTTACTACG GTTATGAGCACGGTAATATCTTACATGATGGTACTTTACTCcgtaaattcataa
- the LOC113003324 gene encoding uncharacterized protein LOC113003324 isoform X2, producing the protein MFLNREKSDFAENHYYKLNQIFLAAISLWPYQQSKFIIISHIFHFIIMGSFVFFQLTSFLTFQFTLDLFVMVLSNAVPSCLYIVQYYSFCIQSNTIKRFWKDIRDSWNLLKNETERNIMRQQSFFGELCTILLSLSISISIILYAFIELLPTILDLICPLNETRPRELHALAEYFIDKQTYFYPILCHWLICLAFGGFVFMATGTFEMVYIDNVCGLFKIASYRIECSIKKYASYSSVQKKDYEAQRNIIAAVAIHTRALECSEFFSKSFTSYFFVLIVIGVSSTSLNLFRLLRAIISHNMFEFIASILFIAFHFIFLFLGNYYGQKITDCNNEVFNSVYNVQWYKTSVKIQKCLLFIMQNTTIPYVINIGNLVWASVEGFAKLVSTSMSYFTIIYTLL; encoded by the exons ATGTTCTTGAATCGCGAGAAGTCAGACTTCGCCGAGAATCATTATTACAagttaaatcaaatatttctcgCAGCGATCAGTCTGTGGCCGTACCAACAATCgaagtttattataattagtCATATCttccattttataataatgggATCATTCGTGTTTTTTCAG TTAACATCGTTTCTTACATTCCAATTCACCCTGGATCTATTTGTTATGGTACTCTCAAATGCCGTACCGTCTTGCTTATACATCGTACAGTATTATTCGTTTTGTATTCAATCCAATACA ATAAAGAGATTTTGGAAAGATATACGTGATAGTTggaatcttttaaaaaatgaaacagaACGTAATATAATGCGTCAACAATCATTCTTTGGTGAACTATGCACGATATTATTATcat TGAGTATCAGCATAAGTATTATTCTGTATGCATTCATTGAACTATTACCGACTATCCTTGATCTAATCTGTCCGCTAAATGAAACTCGCCCGCGCGAACTTCATGCTTTGGCAGAATACTTCATCGACAAGCAAACATATTTCTATCCAATTTTATGTCACTGGTTGATTTGCTTGGCTTTCGGTGGCTTTGTCTTTATGGCCACAGGTACATTCGAAATGGTATACATCGATAATGTTTgcggattatttaaaattgccag CTATCGAATTGAATGTTCAATCAAAAAATATGCATCGTATAGTTCTGTACAAAAGAAAGATTATGAAGCTCAACGAAATATAATCGCCGCAGTGGCGATACACACAAGAGCCCTCGA ATGCTccgaatttttttcaaaaagttttacatCATATTTCTTTGTATTAATTGTAATTGGTGTTTCATCTACAAGTTTGAATTTATTCCga ttGCTCAGAGCAATAATTTCACACAATATGTTTGAGTTTATCGCATCAATATTATTCATCGCTttccattttatattcttgtttttggGTAATTATTACGGACAAAAAATTACGGATTGTAATAACGAAGTTTTTAATTCTGT ATACAATGTACAATGGTACAAAACTTCAGTAAAAATCCAAAAATGTCTACtatttataatgcaaaataCTACGATCccatatgttataaatattggCAACTTAGTTTGGGCTTCTGTAGAAGGTTTTGCTAAG CTTGTAAGCACGTCAATGTCTTATTTCACGATCATTTATACTCtactataa
- the LOC113003324 gene encoding uncharacterized protein LOC113003324 isoform X1 yields MFLNREKSDFAENHYYKLNQIFLAAISLWPYQQSKFIIISHIFHFIIMGSFVFFQLTSFLTFQFTLDLFVMVLSNAVPSCLYIVQYYSFCIQSNTIKRFWKDIRDSWNLLKNETERNIMRQQSFFGELCTILLSLSISISIILYAFIELLPTILDLICPLNETRPRELHALAEYFIDKQTYFYPILCHWLICLAFGGFVFMATGTFEMVYIDNVCGLFKIASYRIECSIKKYASYSSVQKKDYEAQRNIIAAVAIHTRALECSEFFSKSFTSYFFVLIVIGVSSTSLNLFRLLRAIISHNMFEFIASILFIAFHFIFLFLGNYYGQKITDCNNEVFNSVYNVQWYKTSVKIQKCLLFIMQNTTIPYVINIGNLVWASVEGFAKVERELTHDTCETIIKSS; encoded by the exons ATGTTCTTGAATCGCGAGAAGTCAGACTTCGCCGAGAATCATTATTACAagttaaatcaaatatttctcgCAGCGATCAGTCTGTGGCCGTACCAACAATCgaagtttattataattagtCATATCttccattttataataatgggATCATTCGTGTTTTTTCAG TTAACATCGTTTCTTACATTCCAATTCACCCTGGATCTATTTGTTATGGTACTCTCAAATGCCGTACCGTCTTGCTTATACATCGTACAGTATTATTCGTTTTGTATTCAATCCAATACA ATAAAGAGATTTTGGAAAGATATACGTGATAGTTggaatcttttaaaaaatgaaacagaACGTAATATAATGCGTCAACAATCATTCTTTGGTGAACTATGCACGATATTATTATcat TGAGTATCAGCATAAGTATTATTCTGTATGCATTCATTGAACTATTACCGACTATCCTTGATCTAATCTGTCCGCTAAATGAAACTCGCCCGCGCGAACTTCATGCTTTGGCAGAATACTTCATCGACAAGCAAACATATTTCTATCCAATTTTATGTCACTGGTTGATTTGCTTGGCTTTCGGTGGCTTTGTCTTTATGGCCACAGGTACATTCGAAATGGTATACATCGATAATGTTTgcggattatttaaaattgccag CTATCGAATTGAATGTTCAATCAAAAAATATGCATCGTATAGTTCTGTACAAAAGAAAGATTATGAAGCTCAACGAAATATAATCGCCGCAGTGGCGATACACACAAGAGCCCTCGA ATGCTccgaatttttttcaaaaagttttacatCATATTTCTTTGTATTAATTGTAATTGGTGTTTCATCTACAAGTTTGAATTTATTCCga ttGCTCAGAGCAATAATTTCACACAATATGTTTGAGTTTATCGCATCAATATTATTCATCGCTttccattttatattcttgtttttggGTAATTATTACGGACAAAAAATTACGGATTGTAATAACGAAGTTTTTAATTCTGT ATACAATGTACAATGGTACAAAACTTCAGTAAAAATCCAAAAATGTCTACtatttataatgcaaaataCTACGATCccatatgttataaatattggCAACTTAGTTTGGGCTTCTGTAGAAGGTTTTGCTAAGGTAGAAAGAGAATTGACACATGATACATGTGAAACAATCATAAAGTCTTcctaa
- the LOC113003312 gene encoding uncharacterized protein LOC113003312, producing MLTVLSQAFPCSIYFLFYISFLLNNKDFPMLLHIFIDHLKVQIKIFFDLIHHEWMTLKAADEIDILRRYANFSKRFNVVIFVLLMFIVNIFCLYQFFPDFLDVIIPLNESRDHHLTFVAEYFVDQQRYIYPILIHSLLAIYMGVIAVLSTGTTLIAFLLHICAMLKIASYRLECVNDNIPLVSKSEKNNIIRERIINAVNIHRRALEFAESILSSFSTFYFIMIGVGISSLTINMFQFMQLMMFTSDTNGMLASGFLILSHFTYMFIGNLAGQIVTDHNNNIFNAMYILKWYTMSIEAQKLLLFIIQTNTKTYYLIIGNIFAASLEGFATLMSMTVSYFTMIYSTR from the exons atgttaaCAGTTCTGTCGCAAGCTTTTCCTTGttcaatatatttcttattctaTATCTCTTTTCTTCTGAATAATAAAGAC TTTCCGATGTTGTTACACATATTCATAGATCATTTGAAAGTGCAGATAAAAATCTTCTTCGATCTGATTCATCACGAATGGATGACATTAAAAGCTGCAGATGAAATTGATATATTAAGAAGATATGCTAATTTTTCCAAACGATTCAATGTGGTAATATTTG TGTTGTTAATGTTTATTGTGAATATTTTCTGCTTGTATCAATTTTTTCCGGACTTTCTTGACGTTATTATACCGCTTAATGAATCTCGTGACCATCATCTCACATTCGTAGCCGAATATTTTGTTGATCAGCAAAGATATATTTATCCTATTTTAATACATAGTCTATTGGCTATTTATATGGGAGTTATCGCAGTACTTTCTACTGGTACTACACTTATAGCATTTCTATTACATATCTGCGCAATGTTGAAAATAGCAAG TTATCGTCTTGAATGTGTCAATGATAATATACCACTAGTAtctaaatctgaaaaaaataatattattcgtgAAAGAATAATCAACGCTGTTAATATACATCGCAGAGCACTTGA ATTTGCTGAATCTATACTATCTAGCTTTTCGACTTTCTACTTCATTATGATTGGTGTAGGTATCTCATCTTTAACCATTAACATGTTTCAA TTTATGCAACTTATGATGTTTACAAGCGATACGAACGGAATGCTAGCAAGCGGCTTCTTAATTCTTAGCCATTTCACTTATATGTTCATCGGTAACTTGGCCGGACAGATAGTCACAGatcataataacaatatttttaatgcaat GTATATTCTGAAATGGTACACAATGTCAATAGAAGCTCAAAAACTGCTACTTTTTATAATCCAAACAAATACGAAAACTTACTATCTTATTATCGGTAATATTTTCGCCGCTTCTCTAGAAGGCTTTGCTACg ttaATGAGTATGACAGTGTCTTACTTCACAATGATTTACTCCACACGATGA